CGGCAAGAAAACGGATTCTTGTGGAATGTAGCCGATTTTATCGTTACGAATCGCGGAAAGTTCGGCATCTGTCAAACTTGCAAAATCAACACCATTAAAAATGATAGATCCCTGCGAGGGGCGATTGATTCCCGAAAGGAGCGATAAAAGCGTACTCTTTCCGCTTCCCGATTCGCCATAGATTACCGAGAAATCACCGGACCAGGCAAAAAATTCAACATCTTCGACGGCATTGAATTCTTCGCCGCGGCGGGTATAAGTTTTATATAAATTAGAGACGTTTAAAATCAATGTTCTACCTCCCTCAAAGCGGCGTAGGCATCAATCTTACTCACCTTATTTGCCACGCCGAAAACCGCCACCGGCCCCACCGAATGCAAAAGCAAAATCACCACAGCGTAAACAGCGGCGATTTCGGCATTTCCAGGAACAATAAAGGGCACGTTCACATGTTCGCCAATCCAAATTTTAAAAGTGAAAAACGCCACGCTCGAAAGCAGCAAGCCAATGTACGTTCCTACCGCCGAAACCAGCAGCGATTCGCCCAGCACAAGAGTCCTTAAACGTTTGCGGGCATAGCCCACAATTCGCAAAAGCGCATATTCACGCCTGCGTTCGCGAGTCGAAAGTGAAAACGAAATCACAATCGCGGCAACCGCAATCACCAAGAAAAGGGACACGATCGACCACACCACAATCTGCAAAAAGTTCGCCGACTTTTCAAGACCCGAGAACAAATCCTTACGGGTGCGAATTTGCACGCCGTCAAAGCGGGTATGAATTTCTCGAGAGAGGCGCTCGATATCAGCCCCTGCGCGAAGTTTAATTAAAACGCTGGAGTAAATCGGCGAATCCGAACCTTCGGATTTGACATCCTGATGCAAGAAAATCACGCCCTTGGCCTTAGCTGCCTCGCGGATATCGGCAAGTGTCGCCACATCTACAAAAACGGCCTGGTCCAACTTGTTGCCGACCGGTTCAAGAGAGGCCGCCACGGGGTATTCATGGTCAAAGAACTTGACGGTCTTTTTCTCGCCCACGCTAATATCGCCGCCCACCACGATAGCACCCTTAGGGAGTTTATCCGTAAGGACCTCGTGAATCCAAGGCTGAATCACAAAATCAGATGCCGGCTCGAAACCGATAATCATGACCTTCTGATCGCAGCAGCTAGAACTCAAGGTGGTCAAAAAATACTGCGGCGTCGCAATTTCTACACCTTCAAGACCACGAATAAATTCCAGCGAGCCCTGCGGCAAATAGGCATACTTGGAATCGCCCTGCAAAAGAACCGATTGATCATTAATCTCGGTCCCCTGCGGAATCACAATGACATCGGCCCCCAAGCGAGACGAAAGGCGATTCAGGCCCTTCGAAAGCGAAAACGACAAAAGTCCACCCACCAAAAGCACCGAGGCGAGCAAGGCAATCAAAAGTGAAAGCCCAAAACTGCGGAATGGGTTTCGCAAGTAATTTTCAATAATCAAATTCAAATCAGTCTTGTTCATTTCGCCTCCTCAGTTTCAAGTAAA
This genomic interval from uncultured Fibrobacter sp. contains the following:
- a CDS encoding ABC transporter permease, coding for MNKTDLNLIIENYLRNPFRSFGLSLLIALLASVLLVGGLLSFSLSKGLNRLSSRLGADVIVIPQGTEINDQSVLLQGDSKYAYLPQGSLEFIRGLEGVEIATPQYFLTTLSSSCCDQKVMIIGFEPASDFVIQPWIHEVLTDKLPKGAIVVGGDISVGEKKTVKFFDHEYPVAASLEPVGNKLDQAVFVDVATLADIREAAKAKGVIFLHQDVKSEGSDSPIYSSVLIKLRAGADIERLSREIHTRFDGVQIRTRKDLFSGLEKSANFLQIVVWSIVSLFLVIAVAAIVISFSLSTRERRREYALLRIVGYARKRLRTLVLGESLLVSAVGTYIGLLLSSVAFFTFKIWIGEHVNVPFIVPGNAEIAAVYAVVILLLHSVGPVAVFGVANKVSKIDAYAALREVEH